From the genome of Seriola aureovittata isolate HTS-2021-v1 ecotype China chromosome 6, ASM2101889v1, whole genome shotgun sequence, one region includes:
- the amh gene encoding muellerian-inhibiting factor yields the protein MQLVNALCCGVLILCWPRHASYGHLDIYTHMDISASIVSHHATHNAPCFVDDVFAVLREGVGNDGELTNASLTLFGICTVSDNSAGSVLLKLSNETSRNQRNGLEVLHPTGVLVAEEDNRETLRLTFDLPPSPLLKQSPVLLLAFESPFKGGDLDVTFTSQSLQPNTQSACISGETQYILLTGKASEGTVHQQWRISVETNSPVMKKSLKDLLIGEKTGSTISITLLLLFSGGTGTDTRQTHVSGSSLASSQTFSFLCELKRFLGEVLPQHHPESPPFQLESLPSMPPLSLGLSSSETLLAGLINSSFLTVFSFARWGSISQVHPGQLAMSPALVEEVRQRLGQIGMQIMEVIREKEVGHRATERLERLQEFSALPTMEQAAGRSQYCAFLLLKALQTVAREYELQRGLRATRADTNNPVRGSVCSVRSLTVNLERRLVGPSAANIKNCHGSCAFPLTNANDHVVLLHFHIESGNMDERAPCCVPVAYEPLEVVGLNEHGTYLSMIPDMVAKECGCR from the exons ATGCAGCTTGTGAATGCTCTCTGCTGCGGAGTGTTGATACTCTGCTGGCCCCGGCACGCCTCATATGGACATCTggacatatatacacatatggaCATATCGGCCTCCATAGTTTCTCATCACGCCACCCACAATGCACCTTGCTTTGTGGATGACGTATTTGCAGTATTGCGTGAAGGTGTTGGGAACGACGGTGAACTCACAAATGCCAGTTTGACTCTGTTTGGAATCTGCACAGTGTCTGACAATTCAGCAGGCTCGGTCTTATTAAAGCTCTCCAACGAAACAAGCAGAAACCAGAGAAACGGATTGGAGGTTTTGCATCCGACTGGAG TGCTTGTGGCAGAGgaagacaacagagaaacactcaggttgacctttgacctcccacCATCTCCCTTGCTCAAGCAGAGCCCTGTGCTGCTCCTGGCATTTGAGAGTCCATTCAAAGGAGGAGACCTGGACGTCACTTTCACCAGTCAGTCTCTGCAGCCTAACACACAG tctgcgTGCATTTCAGGAGAAACACAGTACATACTACTGACAGGAAAAGCATCAGAGGGCACCGTTCACCAGCAATGGAGGATTTCTGTTGAGACAAATTCCCCTGTTATGA AGAAGAGCCTAAAAGACCTCCTCATTGGtgaaaaaacaggaagtacaatCAGCATAACTCtacttctgcttttctctgggGGAACGGGAACTGATACAAG acaaacacacgtTTCAGGTTCATCTCTGGCCTCTTCACAGaccttctccttcctctgtgaGCTGAAACGGTTCCTAGGTGAAGTCCTGCCTCAGCACCACCCTGAGTCCCCTCCATTCCAGCTGGAGTCCTTACCCTCCATGCCACCCCTGTCACTGGGCTTATCCTCCAGTGAGACCCTGCTGGCAGGACTGATCAACTCCTCTTTCCTTACTGTCTTCTCCTTCGCTAGATGGGGCTCCATTTCTCAGGTGCATCCTGGACAGCTGGCCATGTCTCCTGCACTGGTGGAGGAGGTCAGGCAGAGATTGGGGCAGATTGGGATGCAGATAATGGAAGTAATAAGGGAGAAGGAGGTGGGTCACAGGGCCACGGAGAGGCTGGAGAGGCTTCAAGAATTCAGTGCATTACCGACGATGGAACAGGCAGCAG GACGGAGCCAGTACTGTGCGTTTCTTCTGCTGAAGGCCCTGCAGACAGTGGCCCGTGAGTACGAGCTGCAGAGAGGACTGCGAGCCACCAGAGCGGACACCAATAACCCGGTGAGGGGCAGTGTCTGCAGTGTGAGAAGCCTCACCGTCAACCTTGAAAGGCGTCTTGTGGGTCCAAGCGCTGCCAACATCAAAAACTGCCATGGCTCTTGTGCTTTCCCCCTGACCAATGCAAATGACCATGTTGTCCTGCTCCACTTCCACATTGAGAGTGGGAATATGGATGAGCGGGCTCCGTGCTGTGTGCCTGTTGCCTATGAACCCCTTGAGGTGGTGGGTTTGAATGAACATGGGACTTACCTCTCCATGATACCAGATATGGTAGCAAAGGAGTGTGGATGCCGctga